The region GCCATGCGCTGCATTGAAGGCCTCGTTGCTGGCCTCTTCCTGCGCAGGAAGAGTGGGATCAAGCTCGCAGGCTGCGATCTCTTCAGTGCTCGCGGTAATGAAGCAGAGCTCGCATGTGGCTAGATTGTCCTCGGCCGTGCGCATCGGCGGCCCAAACGTTCGGCACAGGATAGGCCGGTGCCCATAGAGATCACAAGTGCCATGTTCGAGATCGAGCACAGGACAAGGCTCATCGTTTGCAAACTCCTCGAAGAGGATGGCGGCTTCGTAGTCCTCGTTCAGAATGCCGCTATGTACGTCGCCAGGAAACCATGGATCGAGACGGGTGAGCGAGTTGGCAACCCGTGCGCGAACCCTTGCGGCACGTTCAGGATCAGCCTGCGTAAGAGTCTCGAGTCCTTCGCGGAGACGAGCCGCATCTTCATGAGCGATAGGGAAGACTCCAATGCAGCATTGCGAGCAGCCGGGCTTGCAGACAAGGTGTGCGCCACTACGGCGTACAGAATCGGCGAGTGCGGCGTCAACAATCTGCACTAGCTGTTGACGCTGCACGAATTCGCCGGGGCTAAACATGGATGTAACTTAAGCGCCTAGAACGCGAGCAAAGATAGCGTCCACATTTGCAAGCTGACGGTTGTAGTCGAAGGCACGAGCCAGCTTTTCAGGCGAGAGTCGCGCCGTAATCTCCGGAACCTTGGCCACTTCGTCACGAAACACGAGATCGTTCTTCCACGAATTCATAGCGTGACCCTGTACCAGGCGATAGGCATCTTCGCGGCTCATGCCGGACTCGGCAAGATCGAGCAGAAGCTGCCCCGAGAAGATAAGGCCGCCGGTGGACTCAAGGTTCTTCAACATGCGCGCCGGGTAGACGAGCAGCTTGTCGATCAGGTTCGTCGTCTTGGCCAACAGATAGTCGATCAGGATCGTAGAGTCGGGCAGAATAACGCGCTCGGCAGAGGAGTGTGAGATATCGCGCTCGTGCCACAGTGCCACGTTCTCAAACGCAGTCTGCGCGTTGGCGCGAACGACACGTGCCAGGCCCGAAATCTGCTCGGAGACGAT is a window of Edaphobacter dinghuensis DNA encoding:
- a CDS encoding YkgJ family cysteine cluster protein; the encoded protein is MFSPGEFVQRQQLVQIVDAALADSVRRSGAHLVCKPGCSQCCIGVFPIAHEDAARLREGLETLTQADPERAARVRARVANSLTRLDPWFPGDVHSGILNEDYEAAILFEEFANDEPCPVLDLEHGTCDLYGHRPILCRTFGPPMRTAEDNLATCELCFITASTEEIAACELDPTLPAQEEASNEAFNAAHGLHGQTLIAYALRSRD